The genomic region AAGACTTTCATATCAACAACACCATCTAATATTCAATTACTTGTTATGTGCCAGATGCTTTTCTGAAAATACTATATACACTAACCTAGTCATTACTAAAACCTTAGGAACTTGGCTCTATTATTTTGCTCATTGTGAAGATGATGCAACGGAGGACTGGAGAGCTGAAGTAACTTGCTTGAAGAGGGAGAGATGGTAAATGGCAGAGTCCAGATTTGAATTTAGGTAGTTTTGATTCCAGATCTTGTACCCTTAATATTCTTAGGGCGTGTTCCTTTAAATCATGCTTTGTCAACCTATTGTCACTGCTGCATGGAAACTAAACATGGCTTTGTCTTTCCCAGGTGGCCTGTTCAGATCCCACAATGGCAAGAGCCGAGAGCCTTGGAATCCATGTGAGCTTTACCAAGGCATGTGCAGAAACACCTGCAGAGAATATGAAATCCAATACTTAACCTGCCCAAATGATCAAAAGTGCTGCctgaaactttctgtgaaaataACCAGTTCTAAGAATGTGAAGGAGAATTACGACTCTAACTCCAACTTGTCAGTTGCAAACAGTTCAAGCTACTCTCACATTTGAATATCACCAACGTCACCTCCTCTGTAGTAACTTCTCCTCCATTCTGGAATGCTTTCCCTATAAAAAATGCATTccttcttgtgtgtgtgtctttcgtCTGTGGGTAGTCATCATTGGTCTGGAGAGAGTAAGCTGAGAGTTGGGAAGCTATGGAGTATAGGAATGGGCACTGGCTAATAAAGCCAGTAAGATAGTGGCGTCACTCAATACAGGTATGCCGAGAAAGGAGAAGGTCacatttctgttctgttttgacACCATTCTGGTGGCTGCAGAGGGAAGATGACAACTGTATTGAGTCTGGATGCTCCTGTGAACATATGGAGGGATCAAGTCCTCCAAGTAAACCTTGTAGGCTGAGGATAGAGACAATTGAGCTGCGTTTGATATCCAGAGAACTAACCTGGTATGTTTGCCATAATGATGAGTCCCCAGgaagaaccagaacaagacagaGGGATGAAAGTGAGTATAGAGATTTGTTGGACAAACTAGGGTAAAATTTTCTAAGTGGAAAGTGGAATAAACAGCCTTGTCACTGGGCATTCTTCCTGCTTTGAGGCTGGAGGACCATTTCTGGATGTGGGACAGAGGTTAGTGGTTATGGTGCTGGAAAGGGATTTTGCACAGAGGCCGGACACTGTGCTTGATGTCCATTCATTCTTGAGAATTGAGGAATATTGTCCCCCAAGTTCAAACTTAGTTCACAACTAGTACTTGAAATGCTAAGACATTTTCATTGTGTTATATATACTCCTCTTCTATGGCCAGTGTCTCATTTCTCCCTCTGTTTGGATCCAGATTTCTAGAGCTAGTGTTCCCAACTAAGTTCTCCAAGTTCTAGAGTCCCAATTTTACCTCAACTAAGAGAAATCTGGTTTTTGTGCCATCACTCCACTGAAATGGCCTTGCATTTGGTTGCCAGTGCCTCTCTTATTGAAAATGTAAGCATTCTTTACATTTTACCATCTGCTTTGCCTTTAGCTAGTGTTTTACAACATTTCTCAATCCTTTGAAACCCCCTCTTTTTTTTGCCTTGGCTTCTGGTCTCTGGGTGTTCTTTCTTAGTCATTTTTGGAGTTTCTTCTTCTGCCATCTGCCCTGTaatatttctttgacattttcactactttctctctctatgtttttttttcatatatactttGCTGGCATTTGCTCACTGTTTCTTAGATCAATGACAATCCCAGCCCAAACCAATGGATCCAAGGCCGTGCACTAAATGACCAGTTTATATGTGTGACTTTTAATTTGCATGAAGCTTAAAAGCCCGGTGTGAAACTTTAATGTTCATATATTAAAGATTTTCATTGACATTTAGAGATGTTTGTTAGCAGAGGGTGGGGTTTTGACAGAAGCCAGGTTTCAAGAAGGAATGCATAAGTTTGCTGGCCTAAGTAGCATGAcaaggaaacaattttttaatttggaagaaaGTATTGGCTTTGGGTTCAGTAGCATAGTTGAGATATAATGTTTCTAGACTTTCTCCTTTGGAAGTATTTGGAGAAGAAAAGTTGTTGTGAATTTCAGGTTTAAGGTGCAGATTGCCATTTCCCTGGCTCCACTTGTATTTGAGAAAGAAACACGAATATGAAGTCAGCAGGATTTGTCTCGTTCTCT from Macaca thibetana thibetana isolate TM-01 chromosome 10, ASM2454274v1, whole genome shotgun sequence harbors:
- the DEFB116 gene encoding beta-defensin 116; the protein is MSVMKPCLMTIAILMILAQKTPGGLFRSHNGKSREPWNPCELYQGMCRNTCREYEIQYLTCPNDQKCCLKLSVKITSSKNVKENYDSNSNLSVANSSSYSHI